The Mucilaginibacter mallensis genome has a segment encoding these proteins:
- a CDS encoding alpha-ketoacid dehydrogenase subunit alpha/beta yields MIFNRKSLNNDALTAFYKKLLLPRLIEEKMLILLRQGRIGKWFSGIGQEAIAVGSTLAMHADEYILPMHRNLGVFTTRDIPLSRLMAQWQGKASGFTKGRDRSFHFGTQQYKIIGMISHLGPQMALADGIALADVLNNRKKVTLVFTGEGATSEGDFHEALNVAAVWNLPVIFLIENNGYGLSTPTNEQYACKNLVDRAIGYGMEGRQIDGNNILEVYHTINELATELRENPRPVLLECMTFRMRGHEEASGTKYVPEHLFAEWREKDPLANFEKYLIDEQVIRPGWPAFIKSEMSALIDAEVEQVFKEPDIIPNAAIELADMYKPYKFTPVQTSATSAPKRYIDAISDALRLSMRKYPNLVIMGQDIAEYGGAFKITQGFVEEFGKARVRNTPICESAIVGTAMGLSINGSKAVVEMQFADFVSSGFNQVVNNLAKTYYRWDQNVDVVVRMPTGAGTGAGPFHSQSNEAWFTKTPGLIVVYPAFPADAKGLLMAAIDDPNPVMFFEHKYLYRSLTSDVPDGDYTIEIGKAKVVKEGTSASIITYGLGVHWAIEYANKHPEQSIEVIDLRSLQPWDKAAVEASLKKTGKVMILHEDTLTSGFGGEIAAHLAEHCFNYLDAPIMRCASMDTAIPMNKDLEDQFLAKSKLEEKMRVLLGY; encoded by the coding sequence ATGATTTTTAACAGAAAAAGCCTCAATAATGACGCTTTAACGGCATTCTATAAGAAATTATTGCTTCCGCGATTAATTGAAGAGAAGATGCTGATATTATTGCGCCAGGGCCGCATTGGCAAATGGTTCTCGGGTATTGGCCAGGAAGCTATCGCCGTGGGCAGCACATTGGCTATGCATGCTGATGAATACATATTACCCATGCACCGTAACCTGGGTGTTTTTACCACGCGCGATATCCCGCTTTCGCGCCTGATGGCACAGTGGCAGGGCAAGGCTTCGGGCTTTACCAAGGGGCGCGACAGGTCGTTCCACTTCGGCACACAGCAATATAAGATCATCGGGATGATATCTCATCTCGGCCCGCAAATGGCGCTGGCAGATGGCATCGCGTTAGCAGATGTATTGAACAACAGGAAGAAGGTAACCCTTGTTTTTACCGGCGAGGGCGCTACCAGCGAGGGTGATTTTCATGAGGCGCTGAATGTTGCCGCTGTTTGGAACCTGCCTGTAATATTTTTGATAGAAAACAATGGCTATGGCCTCTCAACCCCCACCAATGAGCAGTATGCCTGTAAAAATCTGGTCGACAGGGCTATTGGCTACGGCATGGAAGGGCGGCAGATTGATGGCAATAATATACTGGAAGTTTACCACACCATTAACGAACTTGCAACCGAGCTACGTGAAAACCCAAGACCGGTACTGCTGGAGTGCATGACCTTCCGAATGCGGGGCCATGAGGAAGCATCGGGCACTAAATATGTGCCTGAACATTTATTTGCTGAATGGAGAGAAAAAGATCCGCTTGCTAATTTTGAAAAGTATTTGATAGATGAGCAGGTAATCCGCCCCGGATGGCCAGCCTTTATAAAAAGCGAAATGAGTGCACTTATTGATGCCGAGGTTGAACAGGTTTTTAAGGAACCCGATATTATACCCAATGCTGCTATTGAGCTGGCTGATATGTATAAGCCCTATAAGTTTACCCCTGTTCAAACCTCAGCTACATCAGCCCCCAAAAGATATATAGATGCCATAAGCGATGCCTTGCGGCTGAGCATGCGCAAATATCCGAACCTTGTTATAATGGGGCAGGATATAGCTGAGTATGGCGGTGCGTTTAAGATAACACAGGGCTTTGTAGAAGAGTTTGGTAAAGCAAGGGTAAGGAATACACCTATTTGCGAATCGGCTATTGTGGGGACTGCTATGGGGCTGTCAATAAACGGTAGCAAGGCGGTTGTTGAGATGCAGTTTGCCGATTTTGTGAGCAGCGGCTTTAACCAGGTGGTGAATAACCTGGCAAAAACGTATTACCGCTGGGATCAAAATGTTGATGTAGTGGTACGTATGCCTACGGGAGCAGGTACCGGTGCAGGGCCGTTTCACTCTCAAAGTAACGAGGCCTGGTTTACCAAAACGCCTGGATTGATAGTTGTTTACCCGGCCTTTCCGGCTGATGCCAAAGGTTTGCTGATGGCTGCTATTGACGACCCCAATCCGGTTATGTTTTTTGAGCATAAATATTTGTACCGCAGCCTTACCAGTGATGTGCCTGATGGCGATTATACCATTGAAATAGGTAAAGCCAAAGTTGTAAAGGAAGGCACATCGGCAAGTATTATCACCTACGGCTTAGGGGTACACTGGGCCATTGAATATGCCAACAAACATCCAGAACAATCCATCGAGGTCATCGACCTGCGCAGCCTGCAGCCATGGGATAAGGCAGCGGTTGAAGCCAGTTTAAAAAAGACCGGCAAGGTGATGATTCTGCATGAAGACACGTTAACCAGCGGTTTCGGCGGCGAGATAGCGGCGCATTTGGCGGAGCATTGCTTTAATTATTTGGATGCCCCCATCATGCGCTGCGCCAGTATGGATACCGCCATCCCAATGAATAAAGATTTGGAAGACCAATTTTTGGCGAAAAGTAAGCTGGAGGAAAAGATGAGGGTGTTGCTGGGGTATTGA